The following proteins are co-located in the Pseudomonas sp. DY-1 genome:
- a CDS encoding zinc-dependent alcohol dehydrogenase family protein, translating to MLKAEYKTRGPVPQDVIEAVELELPPVAAGQALVKVLAAPINPSDVLTLTGEYGMLPPLPAIGGNEGVGEVLEVAADVTGLKPGQTVLLPVGCGTWRTHLVADAKQLIPLPSADPQQLAMLTVNPPTAYLMLRDFVDLQPGDWVIQNAANSGVGSYLVQLAKIRGLKTINVVRRESAVAGVQAEGGDVVLVDGPDLPKRVREATSGAPVKLGIDAVGGASTDHLAASLAEGGVLVNYGRMSGEPCQVNPGSFVFRDVTLKGFWLARWFRQATPQQQMQLFGELIQLIATGKLKARIAATYDISRIKEAVAAAAAGERDGKIVLVP from the coding sequence ATGCTCAAAGCCGAATACAAGACCCGTGGCCCGGTGCCTCAGGATGTGATCGAGGCAGTGGAACTGGAACTCCCGCCGGTGGCCGCCGGCCAGGCGCTGGTGAAAGTACTGGCAGCCCCCATCAACCCGTCCGACGTGCTCACCCTCACTGGGGAATACGGCATGCTGCCACCACTGCCCGCCATCGGCGGTAACGAAGGCGTTGGCGAAGTGCTCGAAGTGGCCGCCGACGTGACGGGCCTCAAGCCCGGCCAGACCGTGCTGCTGCCGGTGGGCTGCGGCACCTGGCGCACGCATCTGGTCGCCGACGCCAAACAACTGATCCCGTTGCCCAGTGCCGATCCGCAGCAACTGGCGATGCTCACCGTCAATCCGCCCACCGCCTACCTGATGCTGCGCGACTTCGTCGACCTGCAGCCGGGCGACTGGGTGATCCAGAACGCCGCAAACTCGGGAGTGGGTAGCTACCTGGTCCAGTTGGCTAAGATTCGCGGATTGAAAACCATCAACGTGGTACGCCGCGAATCGGCGGTGGCCGGCGTGCAGGCCGAAGGCGGTGACGTGGTGCTGGTGGACGGCCCCGACCTGCCCAAGCGCGTCCGTGAAGCCACGAGCGGCGCACCGGTGAAACTGGGCATCGACGCGGTAGGCGGCGCCTCCACGGACCACCTCGCGGCCAGCCTGGCCGAAGGCGGCGTGCTGGTGAACTACGGTCGCATGAGTGGCGAGCCCTGCCAGGTGAACCCCGGTTCCTTCGTGTTCCGTGATGTGACCCTGAAGGGCTTCTGGCTGGCTCGCTGGTTCCGCCAGGCGACCCCGCAGCAGCAGATGCAGTTGTTCGGCGAACTGATCCAGCTAATAGCCACCGGCAAGCTCAAGGCGCGAATTGCCGCGACCTACGACATCAGCCGGATCAAGGAAGCCGTTGCCGCAGCAGCCGCGGGCGAACGAGACGGGAAGATCGTGCTGGTGCCCTAA
- a CDS encoding DUF2855 family protein → MSNRSTVSRLFTRKGALDQTRLVQKEESLEAADGEIVLRLGLFSLTTNNITYAAFGDSMQYWQFFPTHEEGWGHMPVWGFADVLDSKAAGIEIGERFYGYFPIASHVRMQPERVTPRGFYDGAEHRRNLTSAYNQYTRCSWDSYYSPETEALQILLKPLFLTSSMLADFLGDNDLFGARQVVFSSASSKTAYGTAACLGHHAGRQLVAMTSPRNSDFVNALGCYQQSCTYDQLESLTTDQPTLYVDFSGDLALRARVHRHFGSSLVYSCFAGSAQTPEANALSCPVGPQPEFFFAPVQIRKRNAEWGPEQVSRHIGEGLLNFYEQVSRSPRPWLRVVEGQGYEAAQELIGNLFHGRVAADEGHVIRL, encoded by the coding sequence ATGTCGAATCGCAGCACAGTATCACGCCTGTTCACCCGTAAGGGTGCACTTGATCAGACACGCCTCGTGCAAAAGGAAGAAAGCCTGGAAGCGGCCGATGGCGAGATCGTCCTGCGCCTGGGCCTCTTCTCCCTCACCACCAACAACATCACCTACGCCGCCTTTGGCGACTCCATGCAGTACTGGCAGTTCTTCCCCACACATGAAGAAGGCTGGGGTCACATGCCGGTGTGGGGTTTTGCCGACGTGCTGGACTCAAAAGCAGCGGGCATCGAAATCGGCGAGCGCTTCTATGGATACTTCCCCATCGCCAGCCATGTCCGCATGCAGCCGGAACGGGTTACGCCGCGGGGTTTCTACGATGGTGCAGAACACCGCCGCAACCTCACCTCGGCCTACAACCAGTACACGCGCTGCAGTTGGGATAGCTATTACAGCCCAGAGACCGAGGCGCTGCAGATACTGCTCAAGCCGCTGTTCCTGACCTCGTCCATGCTGGCGGACTTCCTCGGCGACAACGATCTGTTCGGCGCCCGTCAGGTGGTGTTTTCCAGCGCCTCCAGCAAGACCGCCTATGGCACCGCCGCCTGCCTTGGACACCACGCCGGTCGCCAGTTGGTAGCCATGACGTCACCACGCAACAGCGACTTCGTGAACGCCCTCGGCTGTTACCAGCAGAGTTGCACCTATGACCAACTGGAGAGCCTGACGACGGACCAGCCCACCCTTTACGTCGACTTTTCCGGCGACCTCGCACTGCGCGCCCGGGTACACCGGCACTTTGGATCGAGCCTCGTATACAGCTGCTTCGCAGGCTCCGCCCAGACTCCGGAAGCCAACGCACTGAGTTGCCCCGTTGGCCCACAGCCGGAGTTCTTCTTCGCCCCGGTACAGATCCGCAAACGCAATGCGGAGTGGGGGCCGGAACAGGTCAGCCGGCACATCGGCGAGGGGCTGCTGAACTTCTACGAGCAGGTCAGTCGCTCGCCCCGCCCCTGGCTACGGGTGGTCGAGGGCCAGGGCTACGAAGCGGCTCAGGAGCTGATCGGCAACCTCTTCCACGGCCGGGTGGCCGCCGACGAAGGCCATGTGATCCGCCTCTGA
- a CDS encoding phospholipase produces the protein MKYLALALSLSLLGLPSTAMAWSNHALGTALALAGLPQVMDAPPVQVESLESFLEEEGVALEQLLDEQEEFFRENLPDYPARPDDLRWIPTHGGDHRKAFLMALRVNPEIKLAYFVQALPGMDWSGRTSLDASDVLVFRKLSLWREWRFYQVQPGETLPALAVVASAADEPDYGHDINLFSDNPGEVGARYNFGKQPFGDARFEYSSQAPFHIGYYHEDELIYRAAPYLSRTYPEVRVYQYLGLARFAFESGHPYWGYRFLGWGLHYIQDLTQPYHAKALPGHGTPRLFWIALKAAVGLDSDKLAAIEQVANRHTQVEQYQADWLRKLLREGSNDNPLLRAYADNRTDDDYPPFDGESLRLVVSQESYDAADDFDERIGHWLASGQAQSGFSQGNQLAPLPEDVQLNQALVRLIRHFGAHSRNATRATLP, from the coding sequence ATGAAGTACCTGGCGCTCGCGCTCAGCCTGAGCCTCCTCGGCTTGCCATCCACCGCCATGGCCTGGTCCAACCATGCCCTTGGCACCGCTCTGGCGCTGGCCGGCTTGCCGCAGGTCATGGACGCGCCGCCGGTGCAGGTGGAAAGCCTGGAGTCTTTCCTGGAAGAGGAGGGCGTTGCCCTGGAGCAACTGCTGGACGAGCAGGAGGAGTTCTTCCGGGAAAACCTGCCGGACTACCCGGCTCGGCCCGACGACCTGCGCTGGATCCCAACCCACGGAGGCGACCATCGCAAGGCCTTCCTGATGGCGCTGCGGGTGAACCCGGAGATCAAGCTGGCGTACTTTGTCCAGGCCCTGCCGGGCATGGACTGGAGCGGTCGGACGTCCCTCGATGCCTCTGACGTGCTGGTATTCCGCAAGCTCAGCCTGTGGCGCGAATGGCGTTTCTACCAGGTGCAGCCCGGCGAAACCCTGCCGGCCCTGGCGGTGGTCGCCAGTGCTGCCGATGAACCGGACTACGGTCACGACATCAACCTGTTCAGCGACAACCCCGGTGAAGTCGGCGCCCGCTACAACTTCGGCAAGCAGCCGTTCGGCGATGCCCGTTTCGAATACTCGTCCCAGGCGCCGTTCCACATCGGTTATTACCACGAGGATGAACTCATCTATCGGGCCGCGCCGTACCTGTCGCGCACCTACCCCGAGGTGCGGGTCTACCAGTACCTCGGACTGGCGCGCTTCGCCTTCGAGAGCGGCCACCCGTACTGGGGCTATCGCTTCCTCGGCTGGGGCCTGCATTACATTCAGGATCTCACCCAGCCCTATCACGCCAAGGCATTGCCGGGGCACGGTACGCCCCGTCTGTTCTGGATCGCCCTGAAGGCTGCGGTGGGTCTGGACAGCGACAAGCTGGCGGCCATCGAGCAGGTGGCCAACCGGCATACCCAGGTGGAGCAGTACCAGGCCGACTGGCTGCGTAAACTGCTGCGCGAAGGCAGCAACGACAATCCGTTGCTGCGCGCCTATGCCGACAACCGTACCGACGATGACTACCCGCCCTTCGATGGAGAGTCGCTGCGGTTGGTGGTGTCCCAGGAATCCTACGATGCTGCCGATGACTTCGATGAGCGCATTGGTCACTGGCTGGCGAGTGGCCAGGCGCAGTCCGGGTTCAGCCAGGGCAACCAGCTCGCGCCCCTGCCCGAGGACGTCCAGCTCAACCAGGCGCTTGTGCGGCTGATCCGCCACTTCGGAGCGCACAGCCGCAATGCCACTCGCGCGACCTTGCCCTGA
- a CDS encoding DEAD/DEAH box helicase, producing the protein MFSQFALHERLLKAVAELKFVEPTPVQVAAIPPALEGRDLRVTAQTGSGKTAAFVLPLLNRLIGEAKPRERIRSLILLPTRELAQQTLKEVERFSQFTFIKSALVTGGEDFKVQAALLRKLPDVLISTPGRLIEHLNAGSLDLREVEVLVLDEADRMLDMGFAEDMQRITELCSNRDQTLLFSATTGGNALREVANKVLRDPLHLRLNSIDQLSEGTRHQIITADHPEHKEQLARWLLANETYQKAIIFTNTRVQADRLYGHLVAGGYKAFVLHGDKDQKDRKLAIDRVKQGGTKVLVATDVAARGLDIEGLDLVINFDMPRSGDEYVHRVGRTGRAGGEGLAISLICHNDWNLMSSVERYLKQTFERRVIKELKGTYTGPKKVKASGKAAGVKKKKTDKKGDKKAPAKAAAPKRKPSKPREESRVVSNDGLAPLKRKKPAAE; encoded by the coding sequence GTGTTTTCCCAATTCGCCCTGCACGAACGTCTGCTCAAGGCCGTTGCCGAACTCAAATTCGTCGAGCCGACTCCGGTGCAGGTGGCGGCCATTCCGCCTGCCCTGGAAGGGCGCGACCTGCGGGTGACTGCCCAGACCGGTAGCGGCAAGACCGCCGCCTTCGTCCTGCCGTTGCTCAACCGACTGATCGGCGAGGCCAAGCCGCGCGAACGCATCCGCTCGCTGATCCTGCTGCCGACCCGCGAGTTGGCCCAGCAGACCTTGAAGGAAGTGGAGCGTTTCTCCCAGTTCACCTTCATCAAGTCCGCCCTGGTTACCGGCGGCGAAGACTTCAAGGTGCAGGCCGCGCTGTTGCGCAAGCTGCCGGACGTCCTGATTTCCACCCCTGGGCGCCTGATCGAGCACCTCAATGCCGGTAGCCTCGACTTGCGTGAAGTGGAAGTGCTGGTACTGGACGAGGCTGACCGCATGCTCGACATGGGCTTCGCCGAAGACATGCAGCGCATCACCGAGCTGTGCAGCAACCGCGACCAGACCCTGCTGTTCTCCGCCACCACCGGCGGCAACGCCCTGCGCGAAGTGGCCAACAAGGTGCTGCGCGATCCGCTGCACCTGCGCCTGAACAGCATCGACCAGCTCAGCGAAGGCACTCGTCATCAGATCATCACGGCCGACCATCCTGAGCACAAGGAACAGCTGGCGCGCTGGCTGCTGGCCAACGAGACCTACCAGAAGGCAATCATTTTCACCAACACCCGCGTCCAGGCCGATCGCCTGTACGGCCATTTGGTGGCTGGCGGTTACAAGGCCTTCGTGCTCCATGGCGACAAGGACCAGAAGGACCGCAAGCTGGCCATCGACCGCGTGAAGCAGGGCGGCACCAAGGTGCTGGTGGCGACGGATGTCGCCGCCCGTGGCCTGGACATCGAAGGCCTGGACCTGGTGATCAACTTCGACATGCCGCGCTCCGGCGACGAGTACGTACACCGTGTTGGCCGTACCGGTCGTGCCGGTGGCGAGGGCCTGGCGATCTCGCTGATCTGTCACAACGACTGGAACCTGATGTCCAGCGTCGAGCGTTACCTCAAGCAGACTTTCGAGCGACGGGTCATCAAGGAGCTGAAAGGCACCTACACCGGTCCGAAGAAGGTCAAGGCATCCGGCAAGGCCGCTGGCGTCAAGAAGAAAAAGACCGACAAGAAGGGCGACAAGAAAGCGCCTGCCAAAGCCGCCGCGCCCAAGCGCAAGCCGAGCAAGCCTCGCGAGGAATCTCGCGTGGTCAGCAACGACGGTCTGGCGCCGCTCAAGCGCAAGAAACCGGCTGCGGAGTAA
- the rarD gene encoding EamA family transporter RarD — MRLSGRGVALSLTASVLFALMPGYVRELAPLDGVQIFAQRVLWSIPVVLLMLALTRQWSTFVNVLGRLRREPLLLASLPLAAVLIGLQWGLFLWAPLQGRMLEVSLGYFLLPLAMVVAGRVFYAEHLRPLQLLAVIFALIGVLHEFWLTRAFSWLTLVTALGYPPYFMLRRWMKLDALSGFILEMAVLAPLAIWLILNFSPPGAFSQAPQLWWLIPGLGLLGTLAFAAMMASSRLLPLGLFGILSYVEPVLLFAVAVAFLGEPFNPAQLWTYLPIWLAVLLIGWDSAKLLRKQARQGL, encoded by the coding sequence ATGAGGCTGTCCGGTCGAGGTGTTGCGCTGTCGCTGACGGCGTCCGTCCTGTTTGCCCTGATGCCCGGATACGTGCGGGAGCTGGCGCCGCTCGATGGCGTGCAGATTTTCGCCCAGCGCGTGCTCTGGTCGATTCCGGTAGTGCTCCTGATGCTGGCGCTGACGCGCCAGTGGTCCACCTTTGTCAACGTGCTCGGGCGTCTGCGTCGTGAACCCTTGCTGTTGGCGTCGTTGCCGCTCGCGGCGGTGCTGATCGGCCTGCAATGGGGGCTTTTCCTCTGGGCGCCCCTGCAGGGGCGGATGCTGGAGGTTTCCCTTGGCTATTTCCTGTTGCCCCTGGCGATGGTGGTGGCAGGGCGAGTGTTCTATGCCGAGCACCTTCGGCCGCTGCAGTTGCTGGCGGTGATCTTTGCGTTGATCGGGGTGCTGCACGAGTTCTGGCTGACGCGAGCGTTTTCCTGGCTGACCCTGGTCACCGCCCTGGGTTATCCGCCGTATTTCATGCTGCGTCGCTGGATGAAGCTGGATGCATTGTCCGGTTTCATCCTGGAAATGGCGGTGCTGGCGCCACTGGCCATCTGGCTGATCCTGAACTTCTCACCGCCGGGTGCTTTCAGCCAGGCGCCGCAACTCTGGTGGCTCATTCCCGGTCTGGGGTTACTGGGCACCCTGGCTTTTGCGGCGATGATGGCGTCCAGTCGACTTCTCCCGCTTGGATTGTTCGGGATTCTCAGTTACGTGGAACCGGTGCTGCTGTTCGCGGTGGCAGTGGCCTTCCTCGGTGAACCGTTCAATCCCGCACAGCTCTGGACCTACCTGCCGATCTGGCTGGCAGTGCTGCTGATTGGCTGGGATAGCGCCAAGCTGTTACGCAAGCAGGCCCGACAAGGCCTGTAG
- a CDS encoding dihydrofolate reductase family protein: MRAALIYYVAASLDGYIARPDGSVDWLEPIEASGDDHGFQAFYDSVDGLLMGRATYETILAFGGDWPYPSKPCIVLTRSDMSPAAPAVQISHDTPAQAIEQLTTAGCKRIWLVGGGSLAGTCYSAGLLDELVVSFIPLLLGAGIPMFATGLGRRLQLREQRSFPTGVVQLHYQLLPEAETP; this comes from the coding sequence ATGCGCGCAGCGCTGATCTACTACGTAGCCGCCAGCCTTGACGGATATATTGCCCGTCCCGATGGCAGCGTCGACTGGCTGGAACCGATCGAGGCCTCGGGAGACGACCACGGCTTCCAGGCGTTCTACGACAGCGTCGACGGCCTGCTGATGGGACGAGCAACCTACGAAACCATCCTGGCCTTCGGCGGTGACTGGCCCTACCCGAGCAAGCCCTGCATCGTGCTGACCCGTAGCGACATGTCTCCCGCAGCGCCAGCGGTGCAGATCAGCCACGACACGCCAGCCCAGGCCATCGAGCAACTGACCACCGCCGGCTGCAAACGAATCTGGCTGGTGGGAGGTGGTTCGCTGGCGGGGACCTGCTACTCTGCCGGGCTGCTCGACGAACTGGTGGTCAGCTTCATACCGCTGCTTCTGGGCGCGGGTATCCCGATGTTCGCCACCGGCCTCGGGCGCCGCCTCCAGCTTCGCGAGCAGCGCAGCTTTCCCACCGGCGTGGTGCAGCTGCACTACCAACTCCTGCCGGAAGCCGAGACACCATGA
- a CDS encoding 3-phosphoglycerate kinase: MKKLCCALLVVLPTLAFAYPIEVEKQYNGAELVYDTTDIDNNLAAINIQNVGGTTAECKVVFVNGPETPKVRKAVIESGKSAYLTANFNRAIIKLRIKLTCNPK, encoded by the coding sequence ATGAAAAAACTGTGCTGTGCCTTGCTCGTCGTGTTGCCAACCCTGGCTTTCGCTTACCCCATCGAAGTGGAGAAGCAGTACAACGGCGCCGAGCTCGTCTACGACACCACGGACATCGACAACAACCTGGCCGCCATCAACATCCAGAACGTCGGTGGAACCACGGCAGAGTGCAAGGTGGTGTTCGTCAACGGACCCGAGACTCCCAAAGTGCGCAAGGCTGTCATCGAGAGTGGCAAAAGCGCCTACCTGACGGCCAACTTCAACCGCGCGATTATCAAGCTGCGGATCAAGCTGACCTGCAATCCCAAGTAG
- a CDS encoding LysR family transcriptional regulator, whose protein sequence is MKAPRVTLDQWRTLQAVVDHGGFAQAAEATHRSQSSVSYTVARMQEQLGVPLLRIEGRKAVLTEAGEVLLRRSRQLVKQASQLEELAHHMEQGWEAEVRLVVDAAYPNARLVRALTAFMPQSRGCRVRLREEVLSGVEEVLLEGSADLAITTLDIQGYLGAGLCSVEFVAVAHPDHPLHRLQREISFQDLESQLQVVIRDTGRTQPRNVGWLGAEQRWTVGSLSTAANFVSSGLGFAWLPRHLIEREIKEGQLKPLPMEQGGSRHPAFYLYANKDKALGPASQILVELIKTFDSAPLDAPFAAPLSSV, encoded by the coding sequence ATGAAAGCCCCGCGCGTGACACTGGACCAGTGGCGAACCCTGCAAGCGGTCGTGGACCACGGCGGCTTCGCCCAGGCAGCCGAAGCGACCCACCGCTCGCAATCCTCGGTCAGCTATACCGTTGCGCGGATGCAGGAGCAGTTGGGTGTGCCCCTGTTGCGCATCGAAGGGCGCAAGGCGGTGCTGACCGAAGCCGGCGAAGTGCTGCTGCGCCGCTCGCGGCAACTGGTCAAGCAAGCCAGCCAGCTCGAAGAACTCGCCCACCATATGGAGCAGGGCTGGGAAGCCGAAGTGCGCCTGGTGGTGGACGCAGCGTATCCCAACGCCCGCCTGGTGCGTGCCCTCACCGCTTTCATGCCGCAAAGCCGGGGCTGCCGCGTGCGCCTGCGCGAGGAAGTACTGTCCGGCGTCGAGGAAGTGCTGCTGGAAGGCTCAGCCGACCTCGCAATCACCACGCTGGATATCCAGGGCTACCTGGGGGCCGGACTCTGCTCGGTGGAGTTCGTCGCCGTCGCTCACCCAGACCACCCTCTGCATCGTTTGCAGCGGGAGATCAGCTTCCAGGACCTGGAAAGCCAGTTGCAGGTGGTAATCCGCGACACCGGCCGCACCCAGCCGCGCAACGTCGGCTGGCTGGGCGCGGAACAGCGCTGGACGGTTGGCAGCCTGTCCACGGCCGCCAACTTCGTCAGCAGCGGACTGGGTTTCGCCTGGCTGCCACGACATCTCATCGAACGGGAAATAAAGGAAGGGCAGCTCAAGCCGCTTCCCATGGAACAGGGCGGTAGCCGCCACCCCGCGTTCTATCTATATGCCAACAAGGACAAGGCCCTGGGGCCGGCGTCGCAGATCCTGGTCGAACTGATCAAGACCTTCGACTCCGCGCCGCTGGACGCCCCCTTCGCCGCGCCACTTTCCAGCGTCTGA
- a CDS encoding haloacid dehalogenase-like hydrolase — MSVVLSIGLAGAAQAATELKHWPEPAAKQLDALIAKHANQGNFAVFDMDNTSYRYDLEESLLPFLEMKGVLTREKLDPSLKLIPFKDVKGHKESLNSYYYRLCEVDDLVCYPWVAQVFSGFTLRELKGYVDELMAYGKPIPSTYYEGDEVKSIEINPPKIFTGQKELMNKLSENGIEVYIMTAALEELVRMVASDPKYGYNVKPQNVIGVTTLLKDRKSGAVTTSRMQITDGKYDEKANLDLELTPYLWTPATWMSGKYAAILSYIDEWKKPILVAGDTPISDGYMMFHGTDVAKGGINLWINRKAKYMDQITAMQKRNAEAQAKQGLPVTADKNWVVVVPEEIQ, encoded by the coding sequence ATGTCCGTTGTGCTGTCCATAGGCCTGGCTGGAGCCGCCCAGGCCGCCACCGAGTTGAAGCACTGGCCGGAGCCGGCCGCCAAGCAGTTGGATGCACTGATCGCCAAGCATGCCAACCAAGGCAACTTCGCCGTGTTCGACATGGACAACACGAGCTATCGCTACGACCTGGAGGAGTCCCTGCTTCCGTTCCTGGAGATGAAGGGCGTGCTCACCCGCGAAAAGCTCGATCCTTCGCTCAAGCTGATCCCTTTCAAGGACGTGAAGGGCCACAAGGAAAGCCTGAACAGCTACTACTACCGGCTCTGCGAAGTGGACGATCTGGTCTGCTATCCCTGGGTCGCCCAAGTGTTCTCCGGTTTCACCCTGCGTGAACTGAAGGGGTACGTCGATGAGCTGATGGCCTATGGCAAGCCGATTCCCTCCACTTATTACGAAGGGGATGAGGTGAAGTCCATCGAGATCAACCCGCCGAAGATATTCACCGGGCAGAAGGAGTTGATGAACAAGCTCAGCGAGAACGGCATCGAGGTATACATCATGACTGCGGCCCTCGAAGAGCTGGTGCGCATGGTCGCCTCGGACCCGAAGTACGGCTACAACGTCAAACCGCAGAACGTCATCGGCGTCACCACCCTGTTGAAGGACCGCAAGAGTGGTGCCGTGACCACCAGCCGCATGCAGATCACCGATGGCAAGTATGACGAGAAAGCCAACCTAGACCTGGAACTGACCCCGTATCTCTGGACTCCTGCTACCTGGATGTCTGGCAAGTACGCGGCCATCCTCAGTTACATCGACGAGTGGAAGAAACCCATCCTGGTCGCTGGCGACACGCCGATCAGCGACGGCTACATGATGTTCCACGGCACTGACGTGGCCAAAGGCGGCATCAACCTCTGGATCAATCGCAAGGCCAAGTACATGGACCAGATCACTGCGATGCAGAAGCGCAATGCCGAGGCCCAGGCCAAGCAAGGGCTGCCGGTGACGGCGGACAAGAACTGGGTAGTGGTGGTGCCCGAAGAGATCCAGTGA
- a CDS encoding NUDIX domain-containing protein, producing the protein MTTLNIAAACLLDPQDRLLLVRKRGTHAFMLPGGKREDGESPLQALQRELWEELQLRLDASALNPLGRFHAPAANEANTWVDAEIFVARLPHGVEAAAELEELAWFEPGEPQPENLAPLLRDHVLQALSGLLA; encoded by the coding sequence ATGACCACCCTGAATATCGCCGCCGCATGCCTGCTGGACCCACAAGACCGCCTGCTGCTGGTGCGCAAGCGTGGCACCCATGCGTTCATGTTGCCGGGCGGCAAGCGCGAGGACGGCGAAAGTCCGCTGCAGGCGCTGCAGCGTGAACTATGGGAAGAGCTGCAATTGCGACTTGACGCATCAGCCCTGAATCCACTGGGCCGTTTCCACGCGCCAGCCGCCAACGAAGCGAACACCTGGGTGGACGCAGAAATCTTCGTCGCCCGTCTGCCCCACGGCGTGGAAGCGGCGGCCGAACTGGAAGAACTGGCCTGGTTCGAACCCGGCGAGCCTCAACCGGAGAACCTCGCCCCACTGCTGCGGGACCACGTGCTACAGGCCTTGTCGGGCCTGCTTGCGTAA
- a CDS encoding FMN-dependent NADH-azoreductase, with the protein MSRVLVIESSARQQGSVSRQLTQDFIANWQAAHPADEITVRDLAVDQVPHLDADLLGGWMKPADQQSDSEKASLQRSNLLTEELLAADVLVMAAPMYNFAIPSTLKSWLDHVLRAGVTFKYTETGPKGLLTGKRAFVLTARGGIYSGSPLDHQEPYLRQAMSFIGIHDVIFIHAEGLNMGNEFQEKGLASAKAQLAQVA; encoded by the coding sequence ATGTCCCGTGTACTCGTCATCGAAAGCAGCGCCCGTCAGCAAGGTTCCGTTTCCCGCCAACTCACCCAGGACTTCATCGCCAATTGGCAAGCCGCCCATCCGGCCGATGAAATTACCGTTCGCGACCTCGCCGTCGATCAGGTACCGCACCTGGACGCCGACCTGCTGGGTGGCTGGATGAAGCCCGCGGACCAGCAGAGCGACAGTGAGAAAGCCTCCCTGCAGCGCTCCAACCTGCTGACCGAGGAACTCCTGGCTGCCGACGTACTGGTAATGGCCGCTCCCATGTACAACTTCGCCATCCCCAGCACTCTGAAGTCCTGGCTGGATCATGTGCTGCGCGCTGGCGTTACTTTCAAGTACACCGAAACCGGCCCGAAAGGCCTGCTCACCGGCAAACGCGCTTTCGTCCTGACTGCTCGCGGTGGCATCTACTCCGGCAGCCCCCTGGACCATCAGGAGCCCTATCTGCGCCAAGCCATGAGCTTCATCGGGATCCATGACGTGATCTTCATCCATGCCGAAGGGCTGAACATGGGCAACGAGTTCCAGGAGAAAGGCCTGGCTTCGGCCAAGGCGCAACTGGCCCAGGTGGCCTGA
- a CDS encoding TetR/AcrR family transcriptional regulator, whose translation MESAKPRNKPLKRPSQARARFTVEAIYEAFVRILRQRGWSGVTTRAVALETGVAVGTLYDYFPSKEALLSGYVRHQLDLLLQRLEREVVLATGVDWQTRVRRLVRLSCGHSQEQARPFFDNELMELERLIAEPWHHQRVYQELAGKWREAVAACSDMPRQPRPESIDALFVAVWGGRRYGLTAQLTAQQVEAWLVEMEELCCARILMETARAESDSAPQVSF comes from the coding sequence ATGGAGTCCGCAAAGCCCCGCAATAAGCCGCTCAAGCGGCCCTCGCAAGCACGCGCCCGATTCACGGTTGAGGCCATCTACGAAGCCTTCGTTCGGATTCTTCGCCAACGCGGCTGGAGTGGCGTGACCACCCGCGCAGTCGCGCTGGAAACCGGCGTTGCCGTAGGCACGCTCTACGACTATTTCCCCAGTAAGGAAGCCCTGCTTTCCGGCTATGTCCGCCACCAGCTCGACCTGCTGTTGCAGCGTCTGGAGCGGGAAGTGGTGCTGGCAACGGGCGTCGACTGGCAGACCCGCGTGCGACGTCTGGTACGACTTTCTTGTGGCCATTCGCAGGAGCAGGCGAGGCCATTCTTCGATAACGAGCTGATGGAGTTGGAGCGCCTCATCGCCGAACCCTGGCACCACCAGCGCGTTTACCAGGAGCTGGCGGGCAAGTGGCGCGAAGCGGTGGCGGCCTGCTCCGACATGCCGCGCCAACCGCGTCCGGAAAGCATTGATGCGCTGTTCGTAGCCGTGTGGGGCGGGCGTCGTTACGGTCTCACTGCACAGCTTACGGCGCAGCAGGTGGAGGCCTGGTTGGTGGAAATGGAAGAACTCTGCTGCGCGCGCATCCTGATGGAAACGGCCCGTGCCGAGTCGGATTCAGCGCCACAGGTTTCGTTCTGA